A portion of the Haemorhous mexicanus isolate bHaeMex1 chromosome 3, bHaeMex1.pri, whole genome shotgun sequence genome contains these proteins:
- the LOC132325885 gene encoding serine protease 55-like: MLLLTLSCLASLTSGVQAGCGLRPSYESFQSTGKRIGTGTDVTPGEFPWHVSIQSHGKHICGGTIISALWILTAAHCFADELPPDLTVVVGGVNLSLPLEECNPDSLILHEEFNRTSLQNDIALILLSTPIEFSTEKIPICLPFVCDRDMWQHCWAAGWESTSSTPHLPASPVLQKTRMKLISREKCLKHVPHLVGGMMCAETEQGEGEGGGGGGGCQVDSGGPLVCSYWDTMKWFQVGIISGGNPKHRILTPVFNYQDWIEKETAIRGKPFFTEGVDSGTHLRVARSRAGRQVVFWGCCLLLFIFLIAIKLL; this comes from the exons GCTGTGGCCTCCGACCATCCTACGAGTCCTTCCAGAGCACTGGCAAGAGGattgggacagggacagacgtCACACCCGGGGAATTCCCATGGCACGTGAGCATCCAGAGCCATGGGAAGCACATCTGTGGAGGCACCATCATCAGTGCACTGTGGATTTTAACTGCAGCCCACTGCTTTGCAGATGAGCT GCCACCAGATCTGACGGTGGTGGTGGGGGGAGTTAACCTCAGCCTCCCTCTGGAAGAGTGCAACCCAGACAGCCTCATCCTGCACGAGGAGTTCAACAGGACCAGCCTGCAAAATGACATTGCCCTGATCCTGCTCAGCACTCCCATCGAGTTCAGCACAGAGAAGATTCCCATCTGCCTGCCCTTCGTGTGTGACAGGGACatgtggcagcactgctgggctgctggctgggagagcACGA GTTCCACTCCCCACCTTCCTG catcccctgtgctgcagaaaacaAGGATGAAGCTGATCAGCAGGGAGAAATGCCTGAAGCACGTCCCACACCTCGTGGGGGGCATGATGTGTGCTGAGACAgagcaaggagaaggagaaggaggaggaggaggaggaggctgccaG GTGGACAGCGGGGGACCTCTGGTCTGCAGCTACTGGGACACCATGAAGTGGTTCCAGGTCGGCATCATCAGTGGAGGAAACCCAAAGCACAGGATTTTAACCCCTGTTTTCAACTACCAGGACTGGATTGAGAAGGAAACAGCCATAAGGGGAAAGCCTTTCTTCACTGAGGGTGTGGACAGTGGAACACATCTCAGGGTTGCTCGTTCGAGGGCTGGAAGACAGgtggtgttttgggggtgttgTCTCCTTTTATTCATCTTTTTAATAGCAATTAAATTACTCTGA